In Lathyrus oleraceus cultivar Zhongwan6 chromosome 2, CAAS_Psat_ZW6_1.0, whole genome shotgun sequence, the DNA window CGGGCCTTGGAGAGGAAACAAGTTTGCCTCCAGCAATCCATTATATCCCGCCTAATCCGACCATGGAAGAAGCGAGACGTGAAGCCGAGCTTGTTATCTTCTCGTCAATGGATTCGTTGTTCGAGAAAACCGGACTCAAACCTAATAACATAGACATTCTTATAGTCAATTGCAGCCTCTTTTCTCCAACTCCTTCTTTGTCTGCCATGGTGATCAACAAATACAAACTTAGACGCAACATTAAAAGCTTCAACCTCTCCGGAATGGGGTGCAGCGCGGGCTTAATCTCCATCGATTTAGCGCGTGATCTTCTCCAAGTTTATCCGAATTCCAACGCGGTTGTTGTGAGCACAGAAATCATTACACCAAACTATTACCAAGGAAAAGAAAGAGCAATGCTCTTACCAAATTGTTTATTCAGAATGGGTGGTGCTGCAATTCTTTTATCAAACAAAAAAAAGGAACACAAAAGAGCTAAATATAGATTACTCCAAGTTGTTAGAACACACAAAGGCGCAGACGATAAAGCTTACCGTTGCGTTTTCGAAGAAGAAGACCGAGAAGGTAAAGTAGGAATTTCACTTTCAAAAGATCTCATGGCTATAGCAGGAGAAGCATTGAAATCAAATATAACAACTATTGGCCCTCTTGTTCTACCAGCTTCAGAACAGTTACTCTTTCTTTTAACACTCATTGGAAAGAAAGTTTTCAACCCTAAATGGAAGCCTTATATTCCTGATTTCAAACAAGCCTTTGAGCACTTTTGTATTCATGCTGGTGGCCGCGCCGTGATCGATGAGTTACAGAAGAATCTTCAGCTATCATCGGAACACGTCGAGGCTTCGAGGATGACATTGCACCGATTCGGGAACACGTCTTCTTCGTCTTTATGGTATGAATTAAACTATATTGAAGCAAAAGGAAGGATGAAGAAAGGAGATAGAATATGGCAAATAGCTTTTGGAAGTGGATTTAAGTGCAATAGTGCTGTGTGGAAATGTAACAGAAGCATTAAGACACCCATTGATGGACCTTGGGAAGATTGCATTGATCGTTATCCTGTTCATATTCCTGAGATTGTTAGGCTTTAAATCtatggaagaagaagaaaaagaaaaagatataTATGCTGCAAAGAAATATAGATTATTTGTGgtttgattaatttgatttaCCATGTTCCTTGTGTAGAAGCAGATTAGATATTTCTTATTTCTCTATTATATTGTTACTCAGTTTCTttgtatttttttcttcttatgTGAACATTGAAAAGTAATTGGAATTTGCGTATACAAAACCATTAATGTTGCTTATGTGTTTTGAGTCCTATTTGCTCATGTCATATCAAATAGTGAGCTGAAAATCAATGAGTAGAGTTACAACtgatttttatagtttttcatTTTGCTTATTTTAAGTTTTAAATTTTAAACCATTACTAGTATAAGAGTCCTTGCAAAGCACAGATAAAGACCCCATTAAAATTTCAGCTATTCATGCACCATAATCATAGACCAATGCTTATATATAGTATATATTATTTACCGTATTTATTCAATGAATAATAcattttattaataaaaaaagtATATTTATGAACAATATTATGAACAATACGTACGGGAACACTCTCCCGTGAACACTGTCCTTGACAGGGTCTTTAAATTGTGAAATAAAAATGATTAATGAAATATAAATAATTGATTAATGAATTTCTGAAATTGATTAATAAACGCTCGAAAATTAGAAATAATTTTTAGTAGTAAAATAAACTTagttaataaaaaataaaaaaatgattaataaagttatgaaattgattaataaacattcaaatattaaaaatatttttttaagaGTAAACAAAGTTGATTAATAAAATACAAAATATTGATTAATGAAGTTATGAAGTTAGCTAATCATATAATTTTATATAAGtataatttaatatttaaaaaagaattttttttataattttttttaaaataaataatattataatattttattgTTTATCATATTGATGAAAAGTAAAATACAATGTAGATATAGAATATAATGTTTTTGTTAAAATTTTATAAGAAAGTAAAAAGTATATAGATAAATTCAAAATGATGTATTAACCGGCCGTAAGTAACACAATATAATGTaaaattgatttatttttatcTAAAAAGATAATACTCAAAACAGCAACACCATACAAATTTTAAAGTAGAAATTTGTACAAGTTTGAAAATAATATTAAACCCCAAAAAGTACAAGTTTGAAAAATATATAAGTTTGTACAATAAAGACTGCACATAACAAAAATTTGATATTGTTATAACAATAGTATCACATAAGTTTTTATTTCAGCAGAAAATTAAACATAATATAAAATTTGTACCAAAATAAAACCAAAGTATAGAATatagaaaaataaggaaaaaACTCCAACTAATTTAAGACAATCTCAAAATCAATACTCATGTGACGATCATATCCATGAAAAGCCTTAGGTATCAAATCTTTGGTTACTGGATCAACTAACATTAAGTTTGTCCCTATATGTTCATCAAAATTTATTTCTCTTGAACCCTTTTTTTTACAACAAGACACttgatatcaataaattttaattttgtaGAATTTGTGTTGTTGTTGGAGTAGAGCACAACTGCACTATTGTCACAATAAACCTTCAAGGGCCTTTCGATGCTCCCAATGATGTGTAGGCTTGTGACAAAGTTTCGCAGCCAAATCGCGTGATTTGATGCCTCAAAGCAAGCCATAAATTTTGCTTCCATGGTGGAGGGAGCCATTAAAGTCTGTTTGGAAGACTTCTAGGAGGCGGTACCTCCAGCCAAGAGAAAGATGTAACAAGATGTGGAACGTCTACTGTCCAGACATCCTGCAAAATATGAGTAAGAATACCCAATGATCTCAAAGTTATCTAACTTTCGATAGGTGAGCACGAAGTCTCTTGTTCTCTTCAGATAGTGCATGACATGCTTTACTGCTATCCAATGTTACATATCAGGGTTGCTTAAATATATGCCAAGAACTCCTACAATGAATGCTAAGTCAGGATGGGTGCAAACTTGAGCATACATAAGACTTCCCACAACTCAAGCATATGGACCCTTATGCATATCTTCCTTTTCAAGATCCGTAGTGGGGCACTGTTTGAGAAAAAACTTATCTCATTTAGCAACGGGTGTGTCTCCTGGTTTACTATCTTTCATGGAGAATCTATCCAGAACTCTATCAATATAACTCCTTTGTGACAATCCTAAAATATATCGAGAACAATCTCTAAGTATTTGAATTCCTAATACAAATGAGGCATCCCCAAGATCTTTCATCTCAAATTTATTTGTGAGAAATCTCTTGGTTTCGTGCAATGAGCCTATATTGTTGCTTGCCAAAAGGATATCATCTACATATAGTATCAAGAAAATGAATTTACTCCCACTAAACTTTAGGTATACACGGTTACCAATTGGGTTAGCCTCAAAGCCAAATGAGGATATTACTTTATAAAATTTGTAATACCATTGACGGGAAGCCTGTTTAAGGCCATAAATGGATTTCTTGGGTTTGCAAACCATAGACTTTGGATCTCATGACATATTTTCGGTTTAATACTCTTTTTAGTTATGTATCTTAACCTCGAGGTTCATTTTGGTCCCTTAACTTTAAAAAGGTCCATATTGGTTCTTTAACTCTTATCTTCTCCCTTGTAATACCATTTGTCTTGTTTTCAGGTACATTGCCTAAATAAAGCCTTTCACGGAAAAAGGAAGCGAAAAGAGCAAGAATAAAAAAAATTTAGTGGAAAATACACACATGGCGTTCCACATGGCGTTGGCCATGTGGGTAGCCATGATGTGTAGGCTTTCACCCACGTTTCAACGGTCATAAGACCACATCTTCCACACTTTGCACACATGATGGACGTCATGCCTAGATGTCTAGCGCCATCTTCCTATTCTACGCTCAGTCAAGGGCGGTTGCTTGGAAGAGCCCATGACTAGAGATTTTTTCTCCACACGAATTTTGAAAGTGTTATGTAACCTCTGAGGCATTGTTACACTATAAATAGGACCTAGTTTTTTAGTTTTAGGCATCCAAGTCTAGTTGCAGTATAGGCCATAGAATCACACTGTTAAAGAAGTAATTCTTCACATCAGAGGATTATTGCATCATTGTTGTAATCAGGTTTGGAGTACCGTAGAGTAGAAGTTAATCTTTCCATCATTTTACTTTCAAGTCAGATTTATTTCAAGTTTGTACCAGATTCAAGTCTCTGATTTGGAGCACATTTTTAATACAATTCGCATTACTATTATTTATTTCTCGCTTCGCctttaatttgtttattttcTCGCATTGcctttaatttttttattttctcgCTTCGCctttaatttgtttattttcGCACTGCCTTTAATTTCATTATTTCTCGCAATGCCTTTAATTTTTTTATTTCTCGCTCCgcttttaatttgtttatttCTCTCTCTTCCTTTAATTTGTTAATTTCCTCGCACGATTACTTGTTAGATTTATTATCATCGCAAAAGTTTCGTTTTCAAACCATATTTTGAACGTATTCATTCCGTGGTTCACTTTTAAAACCATTTGCACACTTATCACTTTATTTCCCTAAATGACTTATTCCATAAATCAATTATATGTTATGTTGTTTAACGTAACCATGTCCATCTAAATCCTTAGTGCTGGAACGTGCGGACCGTCGTTTCGATGGTACTCTGCATGTTGTATATGTATGAATACTTTAGGAGCTGTTTTGATTTTAGTACATGGTTTTTTGTGTTTAATTTGATTGGTTACTACGAAAGTAGATCCTGATTAAGtcgggtaagatcgaaagtcgtccgACATTTAAGATAAAACTTGATTAGcttttaattgataaaaatatcgAAAGCGCTTTGTTAAATTAATTAGGATATTTTAATATTATTagaaagtgattttaaaactattttcggatgCGTTTATATGTTTAGGATCCAGTTGGCCGAGCATATGCCGGAAACCCTTTTATGTTAAAAGTTTTCAATCAAAAGCACTTTTCAACTGAGCCTTAGAGGTAATTatataaaaaatgactttttcACTTTAACGCAATACACAACTGGTGCAACGTGAGCGGCTAGTATATATTAGAGGTTAGGTCCGATTCTGATTATGCTAACACGACAATTCCTTTTTAATTAACTCTTTTTCAATGaagaaaatattgccccataagtaattctatttAGAAACAATAGGAGTACTGTTTAATCGATGTGAATTACATTCCTGTATCATTTCCTCTGAATTTATCTTCACTAATTTTTAATTCCTGTGCATTCTATACATCTGTTTTATTagccttagataaacaccatagtgatagtaatcgatagattgacatTTATCTCTGTGGGATCAATAATTTTTTATATTACTCTAACGTATTCCGTATACTTGCAGAAAGCACGCATTAAGTTTTTGGCGCCGTTCTCGGGGACCAATTACGTCAAATTTCATACCCTGTTGTTACATCGTCTAGATTAAGGCGCCCCCTTTTGCCGGTCAATGTGAAGATCTCACAGTATCAGAAATTTAGTAGATCCAATAGAAGATCCCGCAAGATACGCTAGCACTCGTCTTTTGCTCCACAAGATTAGAAGAGCAATGGCCGAAGAacaaaaccaaagacctcttaaggacttcgcccTGCCTTCTAACGAAAAGCCCTATTCTAGTATTGTAAACCCAGTTATTCCAGTTaataattttgaattaaaacCCTCTTTGTTGTAAATAGTGCAACAAAACAAGTTCCCAGGTCTCCTTACTGAGAACCCGAACCAACATTTAAAAGTTTTCATCCAATTAGTTGATACCTTAAAAACCAATAGTGCTTCTCCTGAGGCGATCATGGTTCTTCATCTTTGGGGGTTCTGGTTTATTCAACCTAGGGTTTATTCAACAATTTTATTTCCCTCAGAGATAGAGCATGATCATGGCTAGATTCCCTTCCAGCAAATTCAATAACCACTTAGAATGACCTAAAGCAAGTATTCCTTGCTTGATTCTTTCCACCGAGTAAGACCGCTATCCTACGAAACCAAATAACCAGATTCACTCAACAAGATGGCGAATCACTTTTCGAAGCTTTGGAGAGATATAAAGAACTATTAAGAGCTTGTCCACACCATGGCTTAGAACAATGGCTTATAACTCTACCTTTTATAAAAGACTTATCTATAACATAAAGATGACCATCGACGTTGTCGCCGGTGTtgcgctgatgaacaaaccaTACCCCGAAGCTTGCGCTCTCATTGAAGATATGGCATAAAACCATTACCAATAGGGAATTGAACGAGCATAAGTAGAAAAGAAAGAAACCAAATGAGGTATTTACGAAGTTAGTTGCCTAGACCATATGAATGCCAAAATGGACGCCATAGCCCAAAAAGTCGAAAGTTTATATGTTAACCCTACAACTACCGTAGCTGAAATTCAACCCGGATGCGAAatatgtggaacccaaggacacaTCACAACTAAATGCAATCTTTTAGCTTAATCAAACCCAGATCAAGTCAATTATGTCCAAGGAAACCCTTATTTAAACActtataaccctggatggaggaatcaccctaaCTTTTCCTATAAGAATAACAACCCTAATCAGAACTCTACACCTCAAAGACCACCAGGATTCCAAGCCCAAAGACCGAACCAACCTATGCAAGCTGCTCCTCAGAAATCAAATCTTGAGAAAATCATGGAGAGCTTTATTACAGCTCAAACTAAGCAAAACAAAGAAttcatgaaccagaacattcaTATATATGGGTTGATTACACAATTAGGCACCAAGGTCACTTTTGTGATTACCCATAATAAAATGATTTAAACCCAGATCTCTCAAGTGGAACAATAACAAGCTGCTCAAAC includes these proteins:
- the LOC127118930 gene encoding 3-ketoacyl-CoA synthase 6, with protein sequence MPSMLQNSSKNKHAKLLFQYFVNHIITLTFLTIMVCIFIESLRLGPYETLNLFNSLEFDIIHILCSMFLIIFISTIYLMSKPYTIYLVDYACFKPPITCRVPFATFMEHSRIILKDNPKSVEFQMRMLERSGLGEETSLPPAIHYIPPNPTMEEARREAELVIFSSMDSLFEKTGLKPNNIDILIVNCSLFSPTPSLSAMVINKYKLRRNIKSFNLSGMGCSAGLISIDLARDLLQVYPNSNAVVVSTEIITPNYYQGKERAMLLPNCLFRMGGAAILLSNKKKEHKRAKYRLLQVVRTHKGADDKAYRCVFEEEDREGKVGISLSKDLMAIAGEALKSNITTIGPLVLPASEQLLFLLTLIGKKVFNPKWKPYIPDFKQAFEHFCIHAGGRAVIDELQKNLQLSSEHVEASRMTLHRFGNTSSSSLWYELNYIEAKGRMKKGDRIWQIAFGSGFKCNSAVWKCNRSIKTPIDGPWEDCIDRYPVHIPEIVRL